Proteins from a single region of Deinococcus aerolatus:
- a CDS encoding glycoside hydrolase family 43 protein codes for MRRSPLLLGLTVLGFAAPSLAGGGSTAAQPGTPAPATFRNPVLDENFPDPGILRVGSTYHAYSTNSAGANVPHAVSRDLVHWEVKGDAMPALPRWARGGRTWAPEVAQIGKTFVLYFTAQDAASGRQCIGAATAASPAGPFMDTSGKPLVCQLGEGGSIDASPFQDSDGTRYLLWKNDGNCCNQATNLYLQPLSADGLKLTGKASALIQNFALWEGNVIEAPTLHRAGGVYYLLYSAGPYDSDLYAVGYATAPRVTGPYKKAPDNPVLVSRGQVAGPGHQTVVSDGAGRTWLAYHAWTAGRTSDAAGGYRSLRLDPVNFVGGRVSVAGPSLAPQRAPKP; via the coding sequence ATGCGGCGTTCCCCCCTGCTTCTCGGTCTCACGGTCCTGGGGTTTGCGGCCCCGTCCCTGGCGGGCGGCGGCTCCACGGCGGCTCAGCCTGGGACCCCGGCCCCCGCCACGTTCCGCAATCCGGTGCTTGACGAGAATTTTCCCGATCCCGGCATCCTGCGGGTCGGTTCCACCTACCACGCCTACTCCACCAACAGCGCGGGCGCCAACGTGCCGCACGCCGTCAGCCGCGATCTGGTGCACTGGGAAGTGAAGGGAGACGCCATGCCGGCGCTGCCCCGCTGGGCCAGAGGCGGCCGCACCTGGGCTCCCGAGGTGGCCCAGATCGGGAAGACCTTCGTGCTGTACTTCACCGCGCAGGACGCCGCCAGCGGCCGCCAGTGCATCGGCGCGGCGACGGCAGCCTCCCCTGCGGGGCCGTTCATGGATACCTCGGGCAAGCCGCTGGTCTGCCAGCTGGGCGAGGGCGGCAGCATCGACGCCAGCCCCTTTCAGGACAGCGACGGCACACGCTATCTGCTGTGGAAAAACGATGGCAACTGCTGTAACCAGGCCACCAACCTCTACCTGCAGCCGCTCAGCGCCGACGGGCTGAAGCTGACCGGCAAGGCCAGCGCCCTGATCCAGAACTTTGCGCTGTGGGAGGGCAACGTGATCGAGGCCCCCACCCTGCACCGCGCGGGGGGCGTGTACTACCTGCTGTATTCCGCCGGGCCATACGACAGCGACCTGTACGCGGTGGGGTACGCAACGGCCCCGCGCGTGACCGGCCCGTACAAGAAGGCTCCCGACAATCCGGTGCTGGTGAGCCGGGGCCAGGTGGCCGGACCCGGGCACCAGACGGTGGTGAGCGACGGTGCAGGCCGCACTTGGCTGGCCTACCACGCCTGGACCGCCGGACGCACCTCGGACGCGGCGGGCGGCTACCGCAGCCTGCGCCTGGATCCAGTGAATTTTGTGGGAGGCCGGGTCAGTGTGGCCGGGCCAAGTCTCGCGCCACAACGGGCGCCGAAACCGTGA
- a CDS encoding glycoside hydrolase family 43 protein, whose product MSPSPGPLPSGPLYPGYFADPFVLLEGGVYYAYGTGLHGEAGTRAFEVLSSPDLVHWTPHGGVLEPLSAQRMDYWAPEVARQGETFYLYYSVGDGDQGHHLRVATAAHPLGPFVDLGVNLTPDEPFAIDAHPFLAPDGTWWLYFARDDLGSGRPGTVLAVAPLHNMTRLGEIRTILRASGDWQRYEQGRAMYGGVYDWHTLEGPFVLWRDGQFHLLYSGGAWINETYGVGYAVAPHPLGPWTEPVPGAHVLRTAGPLLGPGHASVTTLGGQDILVFHAWDAHHTHRQLHAAALSWEEGRPMARPRSS is encoded by the coding sequence GTGAGTCCTTCACCCGGCCCGTTGCCGTCCGGCCCCCTGTACCCTGGATACTTTGCCGATCCCTTCGTGCTGCTTGAGGGCGGCGTGTACTACGCCTACGGCACGGGCCTGCACGGCGAGGCGGGCACGCGGGCCTTCGAGGTGCTGTCCTCGCCGGATCTGGTGCACTGGACCCCGCACGGCGGCGTGCTGGAGCCGCTGAGTGCACAGCGGATGGACTACTGGGCCCCGGAGGTCGCGCGCCAGGGCGAGACGTTTTATCTGTATTACTCGGTGGGCGACGGTGACCAGGGCCATCACCTGCGGGTGGCGACCGCGGCGCATCCGCTCGGCCCTTTCGTGGATCTGGGCGTGAACCTGACGCCGGACGAGCCGTTCGCCATTGACGCGCACCCGTTCCTGGCCCCCGACGGCACCTGGTGGCTGTATTTTGCGCGCGACGATCTGGGCAGCGGGCGCCCCGGAACGGTGCTGGCCGTGGCCCCGTTGCACAACATGACCCGGCTGGGCGAGATCCGGACCATTCTGCGGGCCAGCGGCGACTGGCAACGGTACGAGCAGGGACGGGCCATGTACGGCGGCGTGTATGACTGGCACACCCTGGAAGGGCCCTTTGTGCTGTGGCGGGACGGTCAGTTTCACCTGCTGTACTCGGGTGGGGCCTGGATCAATGAGACCTACGGCGTGGGGTACGCCGTCGCTCCGCATCCGCTGGGGCCGTGGACCGAACCTGTTCCGGGCGCCCATGTGCTGCGCACGGCAGGCCCACTGCTGGGGCCGGGCCACGCCAGCGTCACCACCCTGGGCGGCCAGGACATCCTGGTGTTTCATGCCTGGGACGCCCACCACACCCACCGGCAACTGCACGCTGCTGCGCTGTCGTGGGAGGAAGGTCGGCCCATGGCCCGGCCCCGATCGTCGTGA
- a CDS encoding L-dopachrome tautomerase-related protein, which yields MPKTHSPAAPSRSEVYARSPLPLANGTFAPGGRLVVSHHPMFGTPQRVSVFTGPDTLEPFPSAAWNTPRDNDDDWLDAVQGLRTDTQGRVWLLDMGSRSGITPKFVVWDCAANALSQIIRLPSSVLNEYSEPNDFVIDERHGAVYIADEGAGNGGDGSRGALIVVNTRTGQARRRLEGRPGILAEDCPIVIEGREVTEETRGAGRRGLRVGVDGIALDHRGEWVYYGPLTGNAIWRLRTRDLLDERLDDDGLQRRAEHYADRPNTGGMWMDAADNLYLTEIGGAAIGCIRPGDRSYRRVLTREDLYWPDDVIPGPEGALYVVVSQLPSAPPLNAGERQPTLPFLVVRFWPQEDGT from the coding sequence ATGCCCAAGACCCACAGCCCAGCAGCTCCCAGCCGCAGCGAGGTCTACGCCAGAAGTCCGCTTCCGCTCGCCAACGGCACCTTCGCACCTGGTGGGCGGCTGGTGGTCAGCCACCACCCGATGTTCGGAACGCCGCAGCGCGTGTCGGTCTTCACCGGACCCGATACGCTGGAGCCGTTCCCCAGTGCGGCCTGGAATACCCCACGCGACAACGACGACGACTGGCTCGACGCGGTTCAGGGCCTGCGCACCGACACGCAGGGCCGCGTCTGGCTGCTGGACATGGGCAGCCGCAGCGGCATTACTCCTAAATTCGTGGTCTGGGACTGCGCGGCAAACGCGCTGTCGCAGATCATCCGGCTGCCCTCGTCGGTGCTGAACGAATATTCCGAGCCGAACGATTTCGTGATCGACGAGCGTCACGGCGCGGTGTATATCGCCGACGAGGGCGCGGGAAACGGCGGGGACGGCTCGCGCGGGGCGCTGATCGTCGTGAACACCCGCACCGGACAGGCCCGCCGCCGGCTGGAGGGCCGCCCCGGCATCCTGGCCGAGGACTGCCCCATCGTCATCGAGGGCCGCGAGGTGACGGAGGAGACACGCGGCGCCGGGCGGCGTGGGCTGCGCGTCGGTGTCGACGGCATCGCCCTTGACCACAGGGGCGAGTGGGTGTACTACGGGCCACTGACAGGCAACGCCATCTGGCGGCTGCGGACCCGTGATCTGCTGGACGAGCGCCTGGACGACGACGGGTTGCAGCGACGCGCCGAGCATTACGCGGACCGGCCCAACACGGGCGGCATGTGGATGGACGCGGCCGACAATCTGTATCTCACCGAAATCGGGGGCGCTGCCATCGGCTGCATCCGTCCGGGCGACCGTTCGTACCGGCGCGTGCTGACGCGTGAGGACCTGTACTGGCCCGATGACGTGATTCCGGGCCCGGAGGGCGCACTGTACGTGGTGGTCAGCCAGTTGCCCAGTGCACCGCCGCTGAACGCGGGGGAACGGCAGCCCACCCTCCCCTTCCTGGTCGTCCGGTTCTGGCCGCAGGAGGACGGTACCTGA
- a CDS encoding acyl-CoA thioesterase, with translation MDCPALDRLNPPPGDMQRRLLARLHAPETRVTHVVFPGDTNHHGTLFGGEALSFMDSAAFIAATRYCRRKVVTRHLDAMEFTRPIPQGSLVELVARVIRTGRSSMTVLVELFIEEMYSECRELGCTGTFVLVALGDDGQPTAVPSLMDQTSAP, from the coding sequence ATGGACTGTCCCGCACTGGACCGCCTGAATCCGCCGCCCGGCGACATGCAACGCCGCCTCCTGGCCCGCCTCCACGCCCCGGAGACCCGCGTGACGCATGTGGTCTTTCCGGGCGACACCAACCACCACGGCACGCTGTTCGGCGGCGAGGCCCTGTCGTTCATGGACAGCGCCGCCTTTATCGCGGCCACGCGCTACTGCCGCCGCAAGGTGGTCACCCGGCACCTGGACGCCATGGAATTCACCCGTCCTATTCCGCAGGGCAGCCTGGTGGAACTCGTCGCCCGCGTGATCCGCACCGGGCGCAGCAGCATGACTGTGCTGGTGGAGCTGTTCATCGAGGAGATGTACAGCGAGTGCCGTGAACTGGGCTGCACCGGAACCTTCGTGCTGGTGGCGCTTGGAGATGACGGACAGCCCACCGCCGTGCCCAGCCTGATGGACCAGACCAGTGCCCCGTGA
- a CDS encoding ABC transporter substrate-binding protein has protein sequence MTRHTGSFGRGAALLALLTLGAGQWAGAQGYTGPQVSLTFLHGFTGPDRPVMEGLIKTYNDTHPNVQVRGQAQPWGTTWQQLPALVASGKAPDVVVINEDQITGFVARGAVSPLTPAELKAAGIDKSKFFGPLFATADYKDQAYGVPVSSVAYVMFYNKDLMKKAGLDPNKPPRTRDEFLKAALACTVDKSGKKAGEAGFDPKNLDTWGVSLYNNWVGARAAYAAILQNGGQMVDKNQNAAFSSPQAVSAVQFLVDLVQKHHVARPNSTEEAELAAFSQGKVCMFPSGQWYLDRFESQKMNFGVTFLPRVGGTVRDAAWGGSSHLTLPKQRPGYDANKRKAALDFMAWMSLPAQNLAWTATGSLPTQAAVAKDPAFAKAPISGIFDRLGSVYATSGYPWVGQVMGPFDQAWEAAYLGKKTVAQALADGVKESNKQIEQARKNFQ, from the coding sequence ATGACCCGTCACACTGGTTCGTTTGGCCGTGGTGCAGCTTTGCTGGCGCTGCTCACTCTTGGTGCAGGTCAGTGGGCTGGTGCCCAGGGGTATACCGGGCCGCAGGTCAGTCTCACCTTCCTGCACGGGTTTACTGGTCCGGACCGGCCCGTGATGGAAGGGCTGATCAAGACGTACAACGACACCCATCCCAACGTACAGGTGCGCGGTCAGGCCCAGCCGTGGGGCACCACCTGGCAGCAGCTCCCGGCGCTGGTTGCCTCCGGGAAGGCTCCCGACGTGGTGGTGATCAATGAGGACCAGATCACGGGCTTCGTGGCGCGCGGCGCTGTGTCGCCGCTGACGCCCGCTGAATTGAAGGCCGCGGGCATCGACAAGTCAAAATTCTTCGGGCCGCTGTTCGCCACCGCCGACTATAAGGACCAGGCCTATGGGGTCCCGGTTTCGAGCGTCGCCTACGTCATGTTTTATAACAAGGACCTGATGAAGAAGGCTGGCCTGGACCCCAACAAGCCGCCCCGCACGCGAGACGAGTTTCTGAAAGCTGCCCTGGCCTGCACGGTGGACAAGAGCGGCAAGAAGGCGGGTGAGGCAGGCTTTGATCCCAAGAACCTGGACACCTGGGGCGTGAGCCTGTACAACAACTGGGTTGGTGCGCGCGCGGCCTACGCGGCAATCCTTCAGAACGGCGGGCAGATGGTGGACAAGAACCAGAACGCGGCCTTCAGTTCGCCGCAGGCCGTCAGCGCCGTCCAGTTCCTGGTGGATCTGGTGCAAAAACATCACGTCGCCCGGCCCAACAGCACCGAGGAGGCCGAGCTGGCCGCCTTCAGCCAGGGCAAGGTCTGCATGTTCCCCAGCGGACAGTGGTACCTGGACCGCTTCGAGAGCCAGAAGATGAACTTCGGCGTGACCTTTCTGCCGCGTGTGGGCGGGACCGTCAGGGACGCGGCCTGGGGCGGCTCCAGTCACCTGACCCTGCCCAAGCAGCGCCCCGGCTACGACGCCAACAAGCGCAAGGCCGCGCTCGACTTTATGGCGTGGATGAGCCTGCCCGCGCAGAATCTGGCGTGGACGGCCACCGGCAGCCTGCCCACCCAGGCCGCCGTCGCCAAAGATCCCGCCTTTGCCAAGGCGCCCATCAGCGGCATCTTTGACCGCCTGGGCAGTGTGTACGCGACCAGCGGTTATCCCTGGGTGGGCCAGGTGATGGGACCGTTCGATCAGGCGTGGGAGGCCGCGTACCTGGGCAAGAAAACCGTGGCGCAGGCCCTGGCCGACGGAGTCAAGGAATCGAACAAGCAGATTGAGCAGGCCCGCAAGAACTTCCAGTAG
- a CDS encoding carbohydrate ABC transporter permease gives MTITRAPTRTTTAPAPAPRRRIPLEPYLYLLPHALLFFVFTVYPIGYGLYISLHRWDLLNPVKTFVGSEFYRNLFTPGTPQADFFWKTLWNTTFFTVVSVPLLMAAALGLALLLHRPIFGRTFFRAVFFMPGILTVSVMGILWRWMFDNQIGLVNAARDALLGAPPIPWLSTEGLAWVPIVVGTVWWTLGFNMTLYLAALGNVPLSLYEAASLDGATPWQSLRFITLPLLAPVTLFVFVTTALSSFQLFGQSLLITGGGPSRSTQSVIQYITEEGFSNAQYSSAAAMGFVFGLIMLIFTAAQFGIMARDVKGDGA, from the coding sequence ATGACCATCACCCGAGCGCCCACCCGGACCACCACGGCACCGGCTCCCGCGCCGCGCCGCCGCATTCCGCTGGAACCCTACCTCTACCTGTTGCCGCACGCCCTGCTGTTCTTCGTCTTCACGGTGTATCCCATCGGCTACGGCCTGTACATCAGCCTGCACCGCTGGGACCTCCTGAATCCGGTCAAGACGTTCGTGGGCTCCGAGTTCTACCGCAACCTGTTCACGCCGGGCACGCCACAGGCGGACTTCTTCTGGAAGACCCTGTGGAACACGACGTTTTTCACGGTGGTCAGCGTGCCGCTGCTGATGGCCGCGGCGCTGGGACTGGCGCTGCTGCTGCACCGTCCGATTTTCGGGCGCACGTTCTTCCGGGCAGTGTTCTTTATGCCCGGCATCCTGACGGTCTCGGTGATGGGCATCCTGTGGCGCTGGATGTTCGACAACCAGATCGGGCTGGTCAATGCCGCGCGTGACGCGCTGCTGGGCGCCCCACCCATCCCCTGGCTGTCCACCGAGGGCCTGGCCTGGGTGCCGATTGTGGTCGGGACGGTGTGGTGGACCCTGGGCTTCAACATGACGCTGTACCTGGCCGCGCTGGGCAACGTGCCGCTCAGCCTGTACGAGGCGGCCTCGCTGGACGGCGCCACGCCGTGGCAGAGCCTGCGCTTCATCACCCTGCCGCTGCTGGCCCCGGTCACGCTGTTCGTGTTCGTCACGACTGCGTTGTCGTCTTTCCAGCTGTTCGGTCAGTCGCTGCTGATCACGGGCGGTGGCCCGAGCCGCTCCACCCAGAGCGTGATTCAGTACATCACCGAGGAGGGCTTTAGCAACGCGCAGTACTCCAGCGCCGCCGCGATGGGTTTTGTCTTCGGGCTGATCATGCTGATCTTCACCGCCGCGCAGTTCGGCATCATGGCGCGCGACGTGAAGGGAGACGGGGCGTGA
- a CDS encoding carbohydrate ABC transporter permease, with translation MLAVIFLAPVYWMLSTSLKPEADAIATPVQWIPTQPTLDNYREILTSPDGNILRWTWNSLYVALAFTGLHVALCALTAYPLARMRFPGRNGWFWFILSSLMIPGIVTLVPTYIMMLNFEWINSYHALIWPGLSGVFGVFLLRQFFIGIPRELEEAARLDGAGSLQILWRIILPLSVPALATLAVFAFMGSWNNFLWPLYTVTDVDKMTLPVGITTFSQRYVTEYGKLMAATTLAAVPALIAYLIAQRFLEAGLSTTGLKE, from the coding sequence GTGCTGGCCGTCATCTTTCTGGCCCCGGTGTACTGGATGCTCTCCACCTCTCTGAAGCCCGAGGCCGACGCCATCGCCACGCCGGTGCAGTGGATCCCGACGCAGCCCACCCTGGACAATTACCGCGAGATTCTGACCTCGCCGGACGGCAACATCCTGCGCTGGACCTGGAATTCGCTGTACGTGGCCCTGGCCTTTACCGGGCTGCACGTCGCCCTGTGCGCGCTGACCGCCTACCCACTGGCCCGCATGCGCTTTCCGGGCCGCAACGGCTGGTTCTGGTTCATTCTGTCGAGTCTGATGATTCCCGGCATCGTGACCCTGGTTCCCACCTACATCATGATGCTCAATTTTGAGTGGATCAATTCGTACCACGCGCTGATCTGGCCGGGCCTGAGCGGGGTCTTCGGGGTCTTCCTGCTGCGGCAGTTCTTTATCGGCATCCCGCGCGAACTGGAAGAGGCCGCGAGGCTGGACGGGGCGGGCAGCCTGCAGATCCTGTGGCGCATCATCTTGCCGCTGAGTGTTCCGGCACTCGCGACGCTGGCGGTGTTCGCCTTCATGGGGTCGTGGAACAACTTCCTGTGGCCGCTGTACACCGTTACCGACGTGGACAAGATGACCCTGCCGGTGGGCATCACCACCTTCTCGCAGCGTTACGTGACCGAATACGGCAAATTGATGGCCGCCACCACCCTCGCGGCCGTTCCCGCCCTGATCGCTTACCTGATCGCGCAGCGCTTTCTGGAAGCGGGCCTGTCCACCACCGGGCTCAAGGAGTAG